In a single window of the Litorilituus sediminis genome:
- a CDS encoding TolB family protein, with protein MNTLKPYLDLALALALLTLTASIYAKDNSGQAPSMGSEIYLYELQAKNGSYQISNGHNISNNPGYDNQPYFTNDNKSILFASNRDGKQTDIYSYSLAKKATTQLTFTPHNEFSPKAIVASNDISFVTEGENPYQSVWRLNQQTGKSTWMLNSIEPVGYYSANMVTGDVLFWSRYGYSVQYLNTKRNESRFVSGNALASSPQKIPNSRKFSFVHRQTNGETWIKAFAPKDFSITPIAPIYGNNIDYTWTANGDILRVENNQLYVWSNQDKNKQWRKTQDLSALFSGQISRLAISPNGKKIALVENN; from the coding sequence ATGAATACCCTTAAACCTTACCTAGACTTAGCATTAGCCTTAGCATTATTAACATTAACGGCAAGTATTTACGCTAAAGATAATTCGGGGCAAGCGCCATCAATGGGCTCTGAAATCTACTTATATGAGTTACAAGCAAAAAATGGCAGTTACCAAATTAGTAACGGTCATAATATTTCCAATAACCCAGGTTATGACAATCAGCCCTACTTTACTAACGACAATAAAAGTATCCTGTTTGCTTCAAATAGAGACGGCAAACAAACCGATATTTATAGCTATTCATTAGCAAAAAAAGCCACAACTCAACTGACATTTACTCCTCATAATGAGTTCTCACCCAAGGCTATAGTGGCAAGTAATGACATTAGTTTTGTTACTGAGGGGGAAAATCCTTATCAAAGCGTATGGCGATTGAACCAACAAACAGGCAAAAGTACTTGGATGCTCAATTCAATTGAGCCAGTTGGTTACTATAGCGCTAATATGGTAACGGGCGATGTACTTTTTTGGTCTCGCTATGGCTATAGCGTGCAATATCTAAATACCAAGCGAAATGAATCTCGGTTTGTTAGCGGCAATGCCCTGGCTAGCTCGCCACAAAAAATTCCCAACAGTAGAAAATTTAGTTTTGTTCACAGGCAAACAAATGGTGAAACCTGGATCAAAGCATTTGCGCCAAAAGATTTTTCCATCACACCTATAGCGCCAATTTACGGCAACAACATTGATTATACTTGGACAGCTAACGGCGATATTTTGCGAGTGGAAAACAACCAGCTTTATGTTTGGTCTAACCAAGATAAAAATAAGCAATGGCGAAAAACACAAGATTTGTCAGCGTTATTTAGTGGCCAAATATCTCGCTTAGCTATCAGTCCAAATGGCAAAAAAATCGCGCTCGTAGAAAACAATTAA
- a CDS encoding LysR substrate-binding domain-containing protein — translation MQTPIRGLRSFCVASKCLSFKHAASQLFLTPSAVSHQIKQLEAQLGLTLFKRNTRSIELTRVGKQFYQSIHPIVHQLEETIADFSHKQENKSIVISLPEFFASELFIPKLSEWSANNPNINLQLETVKAKNDASQTADLSIVLASGQPNASIVQPLFPISYVPACNKQLYKKLKVQGFDALKNTPLLLHRARPWSWHQWANNLDLADFDPKQIIQFDSMYGVARAAQQGMGIALVPLPMSKSWFSEELLVKLFDQELNTKDRYYLIQHENMAARAELNLFASWVSSTFSIEALYA, via the coding sequence ATACAAACACCGATTCGAGGCCTGCGTTCTTTCTGTGTTGCATCTAAATGTTTAAGCTTTAAACATGCAGCGTCACAGTTATTTTTAACACCTTCCGCCGTTAGTCACCAAATAAAGCAGCTTGAAGCACAGTTAGGTTTAACGCTATTTAAACGAAACACCCGCTCTATCGAGCTAACCCGTGTAGGTAAACAATTTTATCAATCGATACATCCCATTGTGCATCAATTAGAAGAGACGATTGCTGATTTCAGCCATAAACAGGAAAATAAATCTATTGTCATCAGTTTGCCAGAATTCTTTGCTAGTGAACTTTTTATCCCAAAGTTAAGTGAATGGTCTGCTAATAACCCAAATATCAATCTACAACTGGAAACGGTTAAAGCCAAAAATGATGCGTCTCAAACAGCAGACTTGTCTATAGTGCTTGCCAGTGGTCAACCTAATGCCAGCATTGTGCAACCACTTTTTCCCATTAGCTATGTACCCGCTTGTAATAAACAACTCTACAAAAAGCTAAAAGTACAAGGCTTTGATGCCTTGAAAAATACGCCACTATTATTACATCGCGCTCGCCCTTGGTCTTGGCATCAATGGGCCAACAATCTAGATTTAGCAGACTTCGATCCCAAACAAATTATTCAGTTTGACAGCATGTATGGTGTTGCCCGTGCAGCTCAGCAAGGTATGGGCATTGCCCTAGTTCCGCTCCCTATGAGCAAGTCATGGTTTAGTGAAGAATTACTGGTAAAACTATTTGATCAAGAACTCAATACCAAGGACAGATATTATTTAATTCAACATGAGAATATGGCTGCTCGAGCAGAGTTAAATCTTTTTGCCAGTTGGGTAAGCTCTACCTTTTCTATCGAAGCATTATACGCCTAA
- a CDS encoding PDC sensor domain-containing protein produces MNYLSVIERYHEYRSAIHELMASIIAGAFDKQVFIDEATLSKSITWLTKHYPFIELMFTLNEYGVQTSHNFSKKIPVSAQSGKGIDRSYRPYFTHARASDDIIVTEPYLSCSSHNLCISTALKYTNSDNQVIGILVIDIDLAHAIEFLMGDVKRKKCHPFFVSVYSFIVIGLFFIVGILLFLAAEEIISLLTFANAQDLTIKPFSIIIFLTLALAIFDLGKTTIEEEVLMQKDILRHSSTRRTITRFIATILIAVSIEALLLMFKSVLGESQYLTSAVAMMTTAIGLLLALGVYVYLGAKAEALLRKSNASTKP; encoded by the coding sequence ATGAACTATTTAAGTGTGATAGAACGATATCATGAGTATCGAAGCGCCATTCATGAGTTGATGGCTTCAATTATTGCTGGCGCATTTGATAAACAAGTATTTATTGATGAAGCTACATTAAGCAAGTCAATAACTTGGCTAACAAAGCATTACCCTTTTATTGAACTCATGTTCACACTCAATGAATACGGCGTGCAAACCAGTCATAACTTTAGCAAAAAAATACCCGTTAGCGCTCAATCTGGCAAAGGCATAGACAGATCTTATCGCCCCTATTTTACTCATGCGCGTGCAAGCGATGACATTATAGTGACTGAGCCTTACCTTTCTTGCTCTAGCCATAACTTGTGCATATCTACCGCACTAAAATACACAAACAGTGATAACCAAGTTATTGGTATATTGGTTATCGACATAGATCTTGCCCATGCCATTGAGTTTTTAATGGGGGATGTTAAGCGGAAAAAGTGTCATCCTTTTTTTGTTAGTGTTTACTCCTTCATCGTAATTGGCTTGTTCTTTATTGTCGGAATATTACTTTTTTTAGCGGCAGAAGAAATTATTAGCTTACTTACCTTTGCTAACGCACAAGACTTAACAATCAAGCCCTTTAGCATCATTATATTTTTAACCTTGGCTTTAGCCATCTTTGATTTAGGCAAAACCACCATTGAAGAAGAAGTTTTGATGCAAAAAGATATCTTAAGGCACAGCTCAACACGACGAACCATTACTCGCTTTATTGCCACCATCTTAATTGCGGTATCAATCGAAGCGTTACTATTAATGTTCAAATCTGTTTTGGGTGAATCTCAATATTTAACCAGTGCTGTCGCCATGATGACAACAGCTATCGGTTTACTGCTTGCTTTAGGTGTATACGTTTACCTTGGCGCTAAAGCTGAAGCTTTACTCAGAAAAAGTAACGCTAGCACTAAACCTTAG
- a CDS encoding PepSY-associated TM helix domain-containing protein, producing the protein MKIRKILFWLHLILGCSAALFVFIMSITGVALTYERQMIKLAERSDYIKPENEASKPLSLDKLTAIAQRLPAKKAPAMTLINERGAPVIVKEGRKTLAYLNPYTGEKMVEPGKGTKVFFKKLRAFHRWLTLDGKFSEAGRWVNGIANLIFFILLLTGLYLWLPNRFKAKAFKQKLTLTSKHNSVKARDYNWHNVFGFYMAPILFVVIATAFFFSFKWPGQTLKDYLSTDASKISQGQVLSEQALNNQLSHQQVFELVTAEYSNWQTIRLSLADLNKDIQVFQVDNGNGGEPQKRLSVAINSLLGEIVDQQSFQQLSTYRQARSYIRFLHTGEALGLVGQTLAGIASLLACLLVYTGVMLSWRRWQASKAAKQAKLVAAQS; encoded by the coding sequence ATGAAAATTAGAAAAATTCTCTTTTGGCTACACCTCATCTTAGGCTGTAGTGCCGCTTTATTTGTTTTTATTATGTCGATTACTGGCGTTGCCTTAACTTATGAAAGGCAAATGATTAAGTTGGCAGAGCGCAGTGATTACATAAAGCCTGAAAATGAGGCCAGTAAGCCTTTATCATTAGATAAGTTAACCGCGATAGCGCAAAGACTACCGGCTAAGAAAGCACCTGCCATGACATTAATTAATGAACGCGGTGCACCCGTCATAGTGAAAGAAGGCCGAAAAACGCTGGCATATTTAAACCCCTATACTGGTGAGAAAATGGTAGAGCCGGGCAAAGGTACAAAAGTCTTTTTTAAAAAACTGCGCGCTTTTCATCGCTGGTTAACACTTGATGGCAAATTCAGTGAAGCAGGGCGTTGGGTTAATGGTATAGCGAATCTGATTTTCTTTATCTTGCTGTTAACTGGTTTGTATTTGTGGCTGCCAAACCGTTTTAAAGCTAAGGCATTTAAGCAAAAATTAACGCTTACATCGAAACACAATTCCGTCAAGGCAAGGGATTATAATTGGCACAATGTTTTTGGGTTTTATATGGCGCCTATTTTATTTGTCGTTATTGCGACTGCGTTTTTCTTTTCTTTTAAATGGCCGGGGCAAACATTAAAAGACTATCTATCAACTGACGCTAGTAAAATTAGCCAAGGGCAAGTGTTAAGCGAGCAAGCATTGAATAATCAATTATCACATCAGCAGGTATTTGAACTCGTTACGGCTGAATATAGCAACTGGCAAACTATCCGTTTATCACTGGCTGACTTAAATAAAGATATTCAAGTTTTTCAGGTAGATAATGGTAATGGTGGTGAGCCACAAAAAAGGCTCTCAGTGGCAATAAATAGCTTATTAGGCGAGATTGTTGACCAGCAAAGCTTTCAGCAGTTATCTACATATCGTCAAGCGCGTAGTTATATTCGCTTTTTACATACAGGAGAAGCTTTAGGCCTAGTGGGACAAACCTTAGCGGGCATTGCCTCACTGCTCGCCTGTTTACTGGTTTATACCGGAGTCATGCTTTCTTGGCGTCGTTGGCAAGCAAGTAAAGCGGCAAAACAGGCAAAGTTAGTTGCTGCGCAAAGCTAA
- a CDS encoding TonB-dependent receptor, translated as MKLSYLSVGISLAILSLAPPVYADDAGIEVIEVKGSYFNDYKVDSASGAMRTNASLLETAQAVTVIPETIIDEQLATTLGEVLSNVASLSPGSKQRNREVFSSRGFTLSSSNGYLRDGHQHWSHYQQPIETLSHVEVLRGPSSMLYGQSAPGGLINMVTKKPTDNTLFDISADVDQHGSSRFMLDAGGEIVEDLSYRGVLVKQDVIYEREYQNGEQRERDRFLGSMSVDYNFTENLLVNVYYDQTNDKAGLDTGAWLDANGDVIGDDKTIRDFSWAFTDITVANVGTRVNYFFNPQWELKLGYNEQTFERQRFESSPKMPKNYQEGDSYTSKPYDRFDDWQFKTFYIDLVGEFSFASVDHQVLIGANSLDYYYGQLKTNADPIDYTPGQAEPLRPDVSYKTDDSLYTSEYDYYGVYFQDLITFNDQWQAVFGGRFDKQNKKGADSDSFVPKLGVLYHPIDDATVYINYSESFEPASSETLNDETDKNHGMALDAVTSSQIELGAKWQVSERLLVETALFDIEKTGALITETLENDPVYDTITTQAGVQRHKGLELSAQGAITDRLFVMASAMYLDAVYERDNKYQGNTPVDAPEWSASIWSRYELTEALALNAGVFYQGERYADSDNTVTKDAYARVDLGASYQMDIGNKTLDFRFNVENVLDTDYLAGGGINNVTVGDGRTARFEVKASF; from the coding sequence ATGAAACTTAGTTATTTATCTGTGGGTATTTCCCTAGCCATTTTGTCTTTAGCACCCCCAGTTTATGCCGACGATGCCGGCATAGAGGTAATAGAAGTAAAAGGAAGTTACTTTAATGACTATAAAGTTGATAGTGCATCCGGCGCTATGCGTACTAATGCCTCCTTGCTAGAGACAGCGCAGGCGGTAACGGTTATTCCAGAGACTATTATTGATGAACAATTAGCGACAACATTGGGTGAAGTGCTAAGTAATGTTGCCAGTTTATCGCCAGGCTCAAAACAACGTAATCGCGAGGTGTTCAGTTCTCGTGGTTTTACCTTAAGCTCTTCAAATGGTTATTTACGTGATGGTCATCAGCATTGGTCTCACTATCAGCAGCCAATTGAAACCTTGTCACATGTAGAAGTGTTGCGTGGCCCATCAAGTATGCTTTATGGTCAGTCTGCACCCGGTGGTTTGATTAATATGGTGACTAAAAAGCCGACCGACAATACCTTGTTTGATATCAGCGCCGATGTCGATCAGCATGGCTCTAGCCGTTTTATGCTAGATGCAGGCGGAGAAATTGTTGAAGATTTAAGTTACCGTGGCGTTTTAGTCAAACAAGATGTGATTTATGAGCGTGAATATCAAAATGGTGAGCAGCGTGAACGTGATCGCTTTTTAGGCTCAATGAGTGTTGATTATAACTTTACTGAAAACTTGTTAGTGAATGTTTATTACGATCAAACCAATGATAAAGCGGGCTTAGATACAGGTGCTTGGTTAGATGCAAATGGTGATGTTATTGGTGATGATAAAACCATTCGCGATTTTTCTTGGGCATTTACCGACATAACTGTGGCTAATGTCGGCACGCGAGTAAACTACTTTTTTAATCCGCAATGGGAATTAAAGCTAGGTTATAACGAGCAAACATTTGAGCGTCAGCGCTTTGAATCATCGCCGAAAATGCCTAAAAACTATCAAGAAGGCGATAGCTATACTTCAAAACCGTACGATAGGTTTGATGACTGGCAGTTTAAGACATTTTATATCGATCTTGTTGGTGAATTCAGCTTTGCTTCTGTAGATCACCAAGTGCTAATTGGTGCCAATAGCTTAGATTATTATTATGGTCAGCTAAAAACTAATGCCGACCCTATTGACTATACTCCTGGCCAAGCTGAGCCGTTAAGACCTGATGTTAGCTATAAAACAGACGATAGTTTGTATACCAGCGAGTATGATTACTATGGTGTTTATTTCCAAGACCTAATTACCTTTAACGATCAGTGGCAAGCGGTATTTGGTGGTCGCTTTGATAAGCAAAATAAAAAAGGCGCAGATAGTGATTCTTTTGTCCCTAAGTTAGGTGTGTTATATCACCCAATTGATGATGCGACGGTTTACATTAATTACTCTGAAAGCTTTGAGCCTGCATCAAGTGAAACACTTAATGATGAGACCGATAAAAATCACGGCATGGCACTTGATGCGGTAACTTCATCACAAATTGAGTTAGGGGCAAAGTGGCAAGTTTCTGAGCGTTTACTGGTGGAAACGGCATTATTTGATATTGAAAAAACGGGTGCTTTAATCACTGAAACATTAGAAAACGATCCTGTTTACGATACCATTACCACACAAGCGGGTGTTCAGCGTCATAAAGGTTTAGAGTTATCAGCTCAAGGTGCGATAACAGATAGATTATTTGTTATGGCCTCTGCTATGTATCTAGATGCCGTTTATGAGCGTGATAATAAGTATCAAGGCAACACGCCGGTTGATGCACCTGAGTGGTCGGCATCGATTTGGTCACGTTATGAGCTGACAGAAGCATTAGCGTTAAATGCTGGGGTATTCTACCAAGGTGAGCGTTATGCCGATAGTGACAATACCGTCACTAAAGATGCCTATGCGCGTGTTGACTTAGGGGCAAGCTATCAAATGGATATTGGCAATAAAACCCTAGATTTTAGATTTAATGTTGAGAACGTACTTGATACTGACTACCTTGCTGGCGGCGGTATTAACAATGTTACTGTTGGTGATGGTAGAACAGCACGCTTTGAAGTTAAAGCTTCATTCTAA
- a CDS encoding choice-of-anchor I family protein — protein sequence MKFNKTLVSLALITTLTACNGDDGSQGATGPAGTNGTNGINGTNGKNAPTSLQVELVARTVLNANAPEGAAEIVDYQKSKQWFYAINSSISPAVIEIIDASSFDAVVLTKDAEGVVTDSNLSSTITLDLALTANLTGDANSIAIDNNNELLAVAVASGNVNDNGHIAFFDISGAAPSFIKNVEVGNLPDNVVFTHDGKKVLVANEGEPAKDYVIDPKGSISIINITDAMPADTAISIDFDSFNNKQAELAAQGVKFSNPSGQEIKGSIRQYTVAQDLEPEYIAISQDNQFAYVSLQENNAIATVNLKDNSVDIKGLGFKDWSQHLIDVSDKDGGVNLKQYQNLYGMYQPDTIASYSWQNANFIVSANEGDGREYIAFEREAAEDAGKAECQTDFPQGIYEWEDGEEICISYTDEARVKDLEDFGSVSAELDAYVSDNGGKNGLGRLLVTNALGKNDNNEYSQLYAYGARSFTIWDSNGLVVFDSGDDIARITASIHGAAFNNDEDENEGDTRSDAKGAEPEALAIGQVGSQTYAFIGLERMGGILAYNITNPYNVKFVEYFYNRGLVEGADISGDLAPEGMKFIAAKDSPTNEALLVVGNEISGSVAVWQIMEK from the coding sequence ATGAAGTTCAACAAAACCTTAGTCAGCCTGGCACTAATTACCACATTAACCGCCTGCAACGGCGACGATGGCAGCCAAGGCGCTACTGGACCTGCTGGCACTAATGGTACAAACGGTATCAATGGCACGAATGGAAAAAATGCCCCTACTTCGCTACAAGTTGAGCTAGTCGCTCGCACAGTATTAAATGCTAATGCGCCAGAAGGGGCAGCTGAAATAGTGGATTATCAAAAGTCCAAGCAATGGTTCTACGCCATTAATAGCTCAATCTCTCCTGCTGTGATTGAAATTATTGATGCCAGTAGTTTTGATGCTGTAGTACTGACAAAAGATGCTGAAGGTGTGGTAACTGATAGCAATCTAAGCTCAACTATCACCCTAGATTTAGCCTTAACGGCTAACCTAACAGGTGATGCCAACAGCATCGCCATTGATAACAATAATGAATTACTGGCCGTAGCGGTTGCTTCTGGCAATGTTAACGATAACGGCCATATTGCCTTTTTTGATATTTCAGGTGCAGCACCAAGCTTTATCAAAAATGTTGAAGTAGGTAACCTGCCGGATAATGTGGTTTTCACTCACGATGGTAAAAAGGTGTTAGTTGCCAATGAAGGCGAACCGGCAAAAGATTACGTTATAGATCCTAAAGGCTCTATTTCAATTATTAATATCACCGATGCTATGCCAGCAGACACCGCCATTAGTATTGACTTTGATAGCTTTAATAACAAGCAAGCTGAATTAGCCGCGCAGGGGGTTAAGTTTTCTAACCCATCAGGGCAAGAGATCAAAGGCAGCATTCGCCAGTACACAGTGGCACAAGATTTAGAGCCGGAATACATCGCCATTTCTCAAGATAATCAGTTTGCTTATGTGTCTCTACAAGAAAATAACGCCATTGCTACAGTAAATTTAAAGGATAATAGCGTAGATATTAAAGGGCTTGGTTTTAAAGATTGGAGCCAACATTTAATCGATGTTTCCGATAAAGACGGTGGCGTAAACTTAAAGCAATATCAAAACCTTTATGGCATGTATCAGCCTGATACCATCGCTAGCTATTCATGGCAAAATGCTAACTTTATTGTTTCAGCCAATGAAGGTGATGGGCGCGAATATATAGCCTTTGAACGAGAAGCTGCTGAAGATGCTGGTAAAGCTGAGTGTCAAACAGACTTCCCTCAAGGTATCTATGAATGGGAAGATGGCGAAGAAATTTGTATTTCATACACTGATGAAGCAAGAGTAAAAGATCTTGAAGATTTTGGCAGCGTCAGTGCTGAGTTAGATGCTTATGTGAGTGACAATGGCGGTAAAAATGGTTTAGGTCGTTTACTGGTTACTAACGCCTTAGGCAAAAACGATAACAATGAATATAGCCAGTTATACGCCTATGGCGCACGTTCTTTTACCATTTGGGATAGCAATGGTTTAGTGGTGTTTGACTCTGGTGATGACATTGCTCGTATTACCGCTTCAATTCATGGTGCAGCCTTTAATAATGATGAAGATGAAAACGAAGGTGATACTCGCTCTGATGCCAAAGGCGCAGAGCCAGAAGCGCTAGCTATAGGTCAAGTAGGCTCACAAACCTATGCTTTTATTGGCTTAGAGCGCATGGGCGGCATCTTAGCTTACAACATAACCAACCCTTACAATGTTAAGTTTGTTGAATACTTCTATAATCGCGGCTTAGTGGAAGGTGCAGATATCAGCGGTGATTTAGCCCCTGAAGGGATGAAGTTTATCGCTGCTAAAGATAGCCCAACCAATGAAGCTTTATTGGTCGTTGGTAATGAAATTTCTGGCTCAGTGGCCGTGTGGCAAATAATGGAAAAATAA
- a CDS encoding tRNA-queuosine alpha-mannosyltransferase domain-containing protein, protein MKVLLLSAYDAASHQYWRKALVAQFPQYHFTVLALPARFFSWRIRGNSLTWAFKHRDMLTQDYDLIIATSMTDLSALKGFVPELANTPSILYFHENQFAYPKSGKEFTSVEPQVLNLYGALAADRVVFNSQYNQNTFLKGCQQLLKKLPDQVPENLTELLQEKSCVLPVPILNTAYLNHSGQTGALEIVWNHRWEFDKGPELLHRALVKLKQQNVDFKLHLVGQRFRYSPDVFEQIYQEFTGYIGQWGFIKSKAQYQALLQSSDVVLSTALHDFQGLAILEGVAAGCIPLVPNRLAYPEYFSADYCYQGGEDETDNLVAKLSVLAQQKQAGSLPKSPDINGLSWQAQRSAYQELIEDLVREQAFSD, encoded by the coding sequence GTGAAAGTATTATTACTCTCAGCTTATGATGCAGCTAGTCATCAATATTGGCGTAAAGCCTTAGTTGCTCAATTTCCTCAATATCATTTTACGGTGTTAGCTTTACCTGCACGTTTTTTCTCGTGGCGCATTCGTGGCAATAGTTTAACTTGGGCGTTTAAACACCGAGATATGTTAACGCAAGACTATGACTTAATTATTGCCACTTCAATGACAGATCTGTCGGCGTTAAAAGGCTTTGTGCCAGAGCTGGCAAATACGCCAAGTATTTTATATTTTCATGAGAATCAATTTGCTTACCCTAAATCGGGGAAAGAGTTTACTTCGGTTGAACCGCAGGTTTTAAATTTATATGGCGCCTTGGCAGCTGATAGGGTGGTTTTTAATAGTCAGTACAACCAAAACACCTTTCTAAAGGGGTGTCAGCAACTATTAAAAAAACTACCAGATCAAGTACCTGAAAACTTAACTGAGCTGTTGCAGGAAAAATCTTGTGTCTTGCCTGTCCCCATATTAAATACAGCCTATTTAAACCATAGCGGACAAACTGGGGCGCTTGAGATAGTTTGGAATCACCGATGGGAGTTTGATAAAGGCCCAGAGCTATTACATAGGGCGTTAGTAAAGCTAAAGCAGCAAAATGTCGACTTTAAATTGCACCTTGTTGGTCAACGTTTTCGTTATAGCCCTGACGTGTTCGAGCAAATTTATCAGGAATTTACTGGCTATATTGGCCAGTGGGGTTTTATTAAGTCGAAAGCACAATATCAAGCGTTATTACAATCAAGTGATGTAGTGTTATCTACCGCGCTACATGATTTTCAAGGGCTGGCTATTTTAGAAGGGGTTGCGGCTGGCTGTATACCCCTTGTACCGAACAGGTTAGCTTATCCAGAGTACTTTTCTGCTGATTATTGTTACCAAGGTGGTGAGGATGAAACCGATAACTTAGTGGCTAAGTTATCGGTTCTCGCTCAGCAAAAACAAGCAGGGAGCTTACCTAAAAGCCCAGATATTAACGGCCTTAGTTGGCAAGCACAGCGAAGCGCATATCAAGAGCTAATAGAAGACCTAGTTCGTGAACAAGCATTTAGTGATTAA
- a CDS encoding YiiX/YebB-like N1pC/P60 family cysteine hydrolase codes for MSIFLRNFILLTAIVLLTGCSTGASFNAVNFFQGKLPQKVCRQYQDLSYQDAQSKMNLDIYQLQQQVERSLVFREKVAVNLKQLNALANQDKPFSPKLINQLSQAIALEIELMKPILATAAKHGCWYSEQTANVDNRIKLKGSMIALATLVSLYDEYGTVFAVISENDRLRRFLNHADSGYSRDEYLLESLTSMYVDTDMLAYVSDLVHAYHDNKEKITQLAKLDDNLAYLLHMVDTSKSYPVLLQMDFIDIANYRRKIRRRVTRDTLKEIGRATVNSLSEGFSNAVGNYEERKGLLYQDKAVEHYVRQHLQLGDILLEKTPFRLTDSMIPGHWGHAAIWIGTEQELRAIGLWQNPLVQKYYQEIQQGQLLAESLRTGTQLSHLSDFLNVDDLAIIRPKIPLTLAQKRSVILLTLRQIGKAYDFNFDVETTDKIVCSQLVYLAYQDIDWPTESTLGRYTISPDNIATKTLDDGPLSLKLFYHQGKLQQAHSLNLMQKLMQAEVE; via the coding sequence ATGTCTATTTTTCTTCGAAATTTTATTTTACTTACGGCAATTGTTTTGCTTACTGGCTGCTCAACTGGCGCAAGCTTTAATGCGGTAAACTTTTTTCAGGGAAAGTTGCCGCAAAAAGTGTGTCGGCAGTATCAAGACTTATCCTATCAAGATGCGCAAAGTAAAATGAATCTTGATATTTACCAGCTGCAGCAACAGGTTGAGCGTAGTTTAGTTTTTCGTGAGAAGGTCGCAGTAAACCTTAAGCAATTAAACGCCTTAGCGAATCAAGATAAGCCATTTTCACCTAAATTGATTAACCAACTAAGCCAAGCCATTGCCCTGGAAATTGAGTTAATGAAACCTATATTAGCAACGGCGGCAAAGCATGGTTGTTGGTATAGTGAGCAAACAGCCAACGTTGATAATCGCATCAAGCTAAAAGGTTCTATGATAGCGCTGGCTACCTTAGTATCGCTTTATGATGAATACGGTACTGTGTTTGCGGTGATCAGTGAAAATGATCGCTTACGACGTTTCCTTAACCATGCTGACAGTGGTTATAGCCGCGATGAATATTTGCTTGAAAGCTTAACTAGTATGTATGTTGATACTGATATGCTTGCTTATGTCAGTGATTTAGTTCACGCCTACCATGATAACAAAGAGAAAATAACTCAGCTGGCAAAGCTAGATGATAACTTGGCGTATTTGCTACACATGGTTGACACCTCGAAAAGTTACCCTGTGCTACTGCAAATGGACTTTATTGATATTGCTAATTATCGACGAAAAATTCGCCGTAGAGTAACCCGTGATACGCTCAAGGAAATTGGCCGAGCCACCGTTAATAGCTTAAGTGAAGGCTTTAGTAACGCGGTTGGTAATTACGAAGAAAGAAAGGGCTTACTTTATCAAGATAAAGCCGTTGAGCATTATGTTAGGCAACACTTGCAGTTAGGCGATATTTTATTGGAAAAAACGCCCTTTCGTTTAACTGATAGTATGATACCAGGGCATTGGGGCCATGCTGCGATTTGGATAGGTACAGAGCAAGAATTACGAGCTATAGGTTTGTGGCAAAACCCATTAGTGCAAAAATACTATCAAGAAATTCAGCAAGGACAATTACTGGCTGAGTCATTACGTACAGGTACACAGCTGAGCCATTTATCTGATTTTCTTAATGTGGATGATCTTGCTATTATCCGCCCGAAAATACCGTTAACATTAGCGCAAAAGCGCTCTGTGATTTTGTTGACCTTACGACAAATTGGTAAAGCCTATGACTTTAATTTTGATGTTGAAACCACAGATAAAATTGTTTGCTCGCAGCTTGTCTATTTAGCCTATCAAGATATTGATTGGCCGACAGAATCAACCTTAGGTCGCTATACTATTAGCCCTGATAATATCGCCACGAAAACATTAGATGATGGCCCTTTATCGTTAAAACTTTTTTATCATCAGGGTAAGTTGCAACAGGCGCATTCATTGAACTTAATGCAGAAGCTTATGCAAGCAGAAGTAGAGTAA